Proteins from a single region of Manis javanica isolate MJ-LG chromosome 5, MJ_LKY, whole genome shotgun sequence:
- the NKX1-1 gene encoding NK1 transcription factor-related protein 1 — MSANGPAAPGDVPALPPPPPGPGPGPAQPAPAAAAARDAMDGRAELPAFPRAGAPPLAASDTVPAAPEGAGAARPGPPPRPTSFSVLDILDPNKFNSRRRRCVLLGPVAPSACAPCAPAPAAPGRPPRAEELERRTLAAAGPGAAAGAEPPHAGDPHKADEAEANGYCSGGRSPSADSGDEAPDDDDDEAPEAGTARGADEARGGGGGLGACGSGCSAEAGAPPGAVDEAAAPGPRGNSPGAPGPPGPSAAAAPGGAGTTPQGAAAKPKRKRTGSDSKSGKPRRARTAFTYEQLVALENKFKATRYLSVCERLNLALSLSLTETQVKIWFQNRRTKWKKQNPGADTSAPTGGGGGPGPGAGPGAGLPGGLSPSPPMGAPLAMHGPAGYPAHGPGGLVCAAQLPFLPSPAVLSPFVLGSQTYGAPAFYAPHL, encoded by the exons ATGAGCGCGAACGGCCCGGCGGCTCCCGGGGACGTCCccgcgctgccgccgccgccgcctggaCCCGGCCCGGGGCCCGCACAgcccgcgcccgccgccgccgccgcccgggacgCCATGGACGGGCGCGCCGAGCTGCCCGCCTTTCCCCGGGCCGGAGCTCCGCCGCTCGCAGCCAGTGACACGGTGCCCGCCGCGCCCgagggggcaggggcagcccggcccggcccgccGCCGCGCCCCACCTCCTTCTCGGTGCTGGACATCCTGGACCCCAACAAGTTCAACAGCAGAAGACGCCGCTGCGTGCTGCTGGGCCCCGTGGCGCCCTCGGCGTGCGCCCCGTGCGCCCCGGCCCCCGCCGCCCCGGGACGCCCACCGCGCGCAGAGGAACTGGAGCGCCGCACCCTCGCCGCCGCCGGACCTGGAGCCGCTGCCGGAGCTGAGCCGCCGC ACGCCGGCGACCCCCATAAGGCGGACGAGGCCGAGGCCAACGGCTACTGCAGCGGCGGCCGCAGCCCGAGCGCGGACAGCGGGGACGAGGCGCCCGACGACGACGACGACGAGGCCCCCGAGGCGGGGACCGCGCGTGGCGCAGATGAGGCgcggggaggcggcggcggcctcGGCGCCTGCGGGTCGGGCTGCTCGGCCGAGGCTGGGGCGCCCCCCGGCGCCGTCGACGAGGCCGCGGCGCCCGGTCCCCGCGGGAACTCGCCCGGAGCCCCGGGCCCTCCGGGGCCCTCGGCGGCCGCGGCGCCCGGCGGCGCGGGGACAACTCCGCAGGGCGCGGCGGCGAAGCCCAAGCGGAAGCGCACCGGCTCCGACTCCAAGTCCGGGAAGCCCCGGCGCGCGCGCACCGCCTTCACCTACGAGCAGCTCGTGGCGCTGGAGAACAAGTTTAAGGCGACGCGTTACCTGTCGGTGTGCGAGCGCCTCAACCTGGCGCTCTCGCTCAGCCTCACCGAGACGCAGGTGAAGATCTGGTTCCAGAACCGCCGCACCAAGTGGAAGAAGCAGAACCCGGGCGCCGACACGAGCGCGCCGACCGGCGGCGGCGGGGGGCCTGGGCCTGGCGCAGGGCCGGGCGCGGGGCTGCCCGGCGGCCTCAGCCCGTCGCCACCCATGGGCGCGCCGCTCGCCATGCACGGCCCGGCCGGGTACCCGGCGCACGGCCCCGGCGGCCTGGTGTGCGCCGCGCAGCTGCCCTTCCTGCCGAGCCCGGCGGTGCTGTCGCCTTTCGTGCTGGGCTCCCAGACCTACGGCGCGCCCGCCTTCTACGCGCCGCACCTCTGA